In Brassica rapa cultivar Chiifu-401-42 chromosome A06, CAAS_Brap_v3.01, whole genome shotgun sequence, a single window of DNA contains:
- the LOC103872587 gene encoding probable calcium-binding protein CML27 has protein sequence MASGNPVTAKPTPTPVDMANPEELKKVFDQFDSNGDGKISVTELGGVFKAMGTSYTETEINRVLEEVDTDRDGFINVDEFSALCRSSSSASEIRDAFDLYDQDKNGLISAAELHQVLNRLGMSCSVEDCAKMIGPVDADGDGNVNFEEFQKMMTSSSLANSNNGSSA, from the coding sequence atggcaagTGGTAACCCTGTAACCGCCAAACCCACGCCTACACCGGTGGACATGGCGAATCCCGAGGAGCTGAAGAAGGTTTTCGACCAGTTCGACTCCAACGGCGACGGCAAGATCTCGGTGACCGAGCTCGGAGGCGTTTTCAAGGCCATGGGGACTTCCTACACCGAGACGGAGATCAACCGCGTCCTGGAGGAGGTCGACACCGATCGCGACGGCTTCATCAACGTGGACGAGTTCTCCGCTCTCTGCCGCTCGTCCTCCTCCGCTTCCGAGATCCGCGACGCCTTCGATCTGTACGATCAGGACAAGAACGGGCTCATCTCCGCGGCCGAGCTCCACCAGGTGCTGAACCGCCTCGGGATGTCGTGCTCCGTGGAGGACTGCGCTAAGATGATCGGGCCTGTGGACGCTGACGGCGACGGGAATGTAAATTTCGAGGAGTTTCAGAAGATGATGACGTCATCCTCCCTCGCTAACAGCAACAACGGATCGTCGGCCTAG